A genomic window from Gemmatimonadaceae bacterium includes:
- the glmM gene encoding phosphoglucosamine mutase: protein MAFDGLMVSVSGVRGRVGEALTPEIVATFAAAFGAWASRGGNRAVVVGRDSRVSGPMFTKIVHGALESVGCTVIDIGMAPTPTIQLAVEHHHAAGGLGITASHNPIEWNALKFIGPSGLFLSAAEGAEMRALLDSGIPRATWDQLGHVVRDEEAVARHIAQVLALPFLDVEGIRSRRFKVALDCCHGAGSVIMPQLLTELGCEVYAINMEADGRFHRPPEPVAENLGELATLVQATGADIGFATDPDVDRLALVLDDGVAPGEDYTLAFAARTVLKHRRGPVVTNLSTSKVVSDVAAEMGVPFHFAKVGEVNVALAMRDAGATIGGEGNGGVILPEMHLGRDAPVGAALMLQLMHEEGRPLSQLKADRPRYVIVKDKLDRPDAPLDAVYVALRSAFADATADTQDGLRLDWPDRWVHLRPSGTEPIVRVIAEAPTEAAARELVSQARAPLNAL, encoded by the coding sequence ATGGCGTTTGACGGGTTGATGGTGAGTGTGTCCGGGGTCCGCGGCCGGGTGGGCGAAGCGCTCACGCCGGAAATCGTGGCCACCTTTGCGGCGGCGTTCGGGGCCTGGGCCTCGCGCGGCGGCAATCGCGCCGTGGTGGTCGGACGAGACAGTCGCGTCTCGGGGCCGATGTTCACCAAGATCGTCCACGGGGCGCTCGAATCCGTCGGCTGCACGGTCATCGATATCGGCATGGCGCCCACGCCCACGATCCAGCTGGCGGTGGAGCATCACCATGCGGCGGGTGGCCTTGGCATCACGGCCAGCCATAACCCGATCGAATGGAACGCCCTCAAGTTCATCGGTCCGTCGGGGCTCTTTCTCTCGGCGGCGGAAGGCGCCGAGATGCGCGCCCTGCTCGACAGCGGCATCCCGCGCGCGACCTGGGACCAGCTCGGCCACGTCGTCCGGGATGAGGAGGCGGTCGCCCGCCATATCGCGCAGGTCCTCGCGCTGCCGTTTCTCGACGTCGAAGGGATTCGCTCCCGCCGCTTCAAGGTGGCACTGGACTGCTGCCACGGCGCGGGAAGCGTGATCATGCCGCAGCTGTTGACCGAACTCGGCTGCGAGGTCTACGCCATCAACATGGAGGCCGACGGGCGCTTTCATCGTCCGCCGGAACCGGTGGCGGAGAACCTCGGCGAGCTGGCCACGCTGGTGCAGGCCACGGGCGCGGACATCGGGTTCGCGACCGACCCTGATGTGGACCGCCTGGCCCTGGTGCTCGATGACGGCGTGGCGCCGGGCGAGGACTATACGCTCGCCTTTGCGGCACGCACCGTGCTCAAGCATCGCCGTGGGCCGGTCGTGACGAACCTGTCGACCAGCAAGGTCGTATCGGATGTCGCCGCCGAGATGGGGGTGCCGTTTCACTTCGCCAAGGTGGGCGAAGTGAACGTGGCACTGGCCATGCGCGATGCCGGGGCAACGATCGGCGGCGAGGGCAATGGCGGTGTCATTCTGCCGGAGATGCATCTGGGACGCGATGCGCCGGTGGGCGCCGCCCTGATGCTGCAGCTCATGCACGAGGAAGGGCGTCCGCTCTCGCAGCTGAAGGCGGACCGTCCGCGCTATGTCATCGTGAAGGACAAGCTGGATCGCCCCGATGCGCCGCTGGATGCGGTGTACGTGGCGCTGCGGTCGGCGTTTGCCGACGCGACCGCGGATACGCAGGACGGATTGCGCCTCGACTGGCCCGACCGCTGGGTGCACCTGCGCCCGAGCGGGACCGAGCCCATCGTGCGCGTGATTGCCGAGGCACCTACGGAAGCGGCGGCCCGCGAGCTCGTCTCGCAGGCACGTGCGCCGCTCAACGCTCTCTGA
- a CDS encoding aminotransferase class I/II-fold pyridoxal phosphate-dependent enzyme has translation MTRIFDEDLAGGMATRAIHAGQRPDPVSGAIMTPLYLTSTYVQESIGVNKGYEYARGKNPTRQALERNVATLEGGRHGFAFGSGMGCLDSIMKLFKAGDHIVVGENVYGGTFRLFDRILRHMGLSFTYVDSSEPQRVADAMTAATRALLVETPTNPLMRLTDLRAMGDIAKRHGALLVVDNTFATPVFQRPLELGADIVWHSTTKYINGHSDMIGGLAVVLEDDLADRLQFILNAAGAVPGPFDAWLALRGTKTLPLRMKQHDANGRAIAQYLLDRLGADRVIYPGLPHHPHHELAKQQMSGFGGMMTLDLGTQDNARRFLERVEVFSLAESLGGVESLTNHPFTMTHGSVPADVKQAMGLTDGMVRLSCGIEDAEDLIEDLERALVGL, from the coding sequence ATGACGCGCATCTTTGACGAAGACCTCGCCGGTGGCATGGCCACCCGCGCCATCCACGCCGGCCAGCGCCCCGATCCCGTCTCCGGCGCCATCATGACGCCCCTCTACCTCACGTCCACCTACGTGCAGGAGAGCATCGGCGTCAACAAGGGCTACGAGTACGCCCGCGGCAAGAACCCCACGCGTCAGGCGCTCGAGCGCAATGTCGCCACGCTCGAGGGCGGCCGTCATGGCTTCGCGTTTGGCAGCGGCATGGGCTGCCTGGATTCGATCATGAAGCTCTTCAAGGCCGGGGACCACATCGTGGTCGGCGAGAACGTGTACGGCGGGACGTTCCGGCTGTTCGATCGAATCTTGCGACATATGGGACTGTCCTTCACCTACGTGGATTCCAGTGAACCGCAGCGGGTCGCCGACGCCATGACGGCGGCGACACGGGCGCTCCTCGTGGAGACCCCCACCAACCCGCTGATGCGACTCACTGACCTCCGGGCCATGGGCGACATCGCCAAGCGGCACGGGGCCCTGCTGGTCGTGGACAACACCTTCGCGACACCGGTCTTCCAGCGTCCCCTGGAGCTGGGGGCCGACATCGTGTGGCACTCGACCACCAAGTACATCAATGGTCACTCTGATATGATCGGCGGATTGGCGGTCGTTCTTGAGGATGACCTGGCCGACCGGCTCCAGTTCATCCTGAACGCCGCGGGCGCCGTCCCCGGCCCCTTCGATGCCTGGCTGGCCCTTCGGGGGACCAAGACGCTTCCGCTGCGCATGAAGCAGCACGACGCCAACGGCCGCGCCATTGCCCAGTATCTGCTCGACCGCCTCGGCGCGGACCGCGTGATCTACCCCGGCCTGCCCCACCATCCGCACCACGAGCTCGCCAAGCAGCAGATGTCGGGCTTTGGCGGGATGATGACCCTCGACCTTGGCACGCAGGACAACGCCCGCCGGTTCCTGGAGCGGGTCGAGGTGTTCTCGCTGGCGGAGTCGCTGGGCGGTGTCGAAAGCTTGACGAACCATCCGTTTACGATGACGCACGGGTCGGTTCCGGCCGATGTGAAGCAGGCCATGGGGCTCACCGACGGCATGGTGCGCCTCAGCTGTGGCATTGAGGACGCCGAGGACCTGATTGAGGACCTCGAGCGGGCGCTGGTGGGGCTGTAG
- the mutM gene encoding bifunctional DNA-formamidopyrimidine glycosylase/DNA-(apurinic or apyrimidinic site) lyase: MPELPETETIARDLHAMVVGARVVDVEVTRPDVVRDVEPSELPAALMSTAIARVWRRAKLIVLDLSAPDALADAPADRHLVVQPRFTGGLVVEAEPLPAEELAYRCVSLTLADGRRLHYRDVRRLGTVALMSPTRFAEYSGALGAEPLDPELTDAAFSGSLRSSRQAIKIALMDQKRLAGVGNIYANEALWRAEIDPSRAAQTLRTAEWAALRRELQAVLAESIAARGTSFRDYRDARGERGAFVEQLAAYGRAGLPCKRCGRTLVGTHAVDGRSTVFCPGCQF, encoded by the coding sequence GTGCCTGAGCTGCCCGAAACAGAAACCATCGCGCGCGATCTGCACGCGATGGTCGTGGGCGCGCGCGTGGTAGACGTGGAGGTCACACGCCCCGACGTGGTGCGCGATGTGGAGCCGAGTGAGTTGCCGGCCGCCCTCATGAGCACCGCGATTGCCCGGGTCTGGCGACGCGCCAAGCTCATCGTGCTCGATCTCAGTGCCCCCGATGCCCTCGCCGACGCGCCCGCCGACCGCCACCTCGTGGTCCAGCCGCGCTTCACCGGCGGCCTCGTGGTCGAAGCCGAGCCGCTCCCGGCGGAGGAGCTGGCCTACCGATGCGTCTCGCTGACCCTCGCCGACGGGCGGCGGCTGCACTATCGGGATGTTCGCCGCCTGGGGACCGTGGCGCTGATGTCGCCGACGCGATTTGCCGAGTATTCCGGCGCACTTGGTGCGGAGCCTCTTGACCCGGAGCTCACCGATGCTGCATTTTCGGGCTCTCTTCGGTCATCGCGCCAGGCCATCAAGATTGCCCTGATGGACCAGAAGCGACTGGCTGGTGTCGGCAACATCTACGCGAACGAGGCTCTGTGGCGCGCCGAGATCGATCCCTCGCGGGCAGCCCAAACGCTCCGCACCGCCGAATGGGCGGCTCTGCGGCGGGAGCTGCAGGCCGTGCTGGCCGAGAGCATTGCGGCCCGCGGCACGAGCTTCCGGGATTATCGTGATGCCCGAGGCGAGCGCGGGGCTTTCGTGGAGCAGCTGGCGGCCTACGGTCGTGCCGGCCTCCCCTGTAAGCGATGCGGGCGGACCCTGGTCGGGACGCATGCCGTGGACGGGCGCAGTACCGTCTTCTGCCCCGGCTGTCAGTTCTAA
- a CDS encoding metallophosphatase family protein yields MPNKTATIIGLISDTHGLVRPEVFQALEGVSQILHAGDVGPASVLAELGAIAPIRAVWGNTDAPGRPDLVERIEDVIDGVRIVVTHGHELGSPTPPKLVGAYPNADVIVYGHTHQQLVTKAARRVVVNPGAAGPRRFKLQPCVAKLYIWKGQADVELIPLGLPDELPEPPTA; encoded by the coding sequence ATGCCGAACAAGACTGCCACGATCATTGGACTGATTTCCGACACGCACGGCCTGGTGCGCCCCGAAGTGTTTCAGGCGCTGGAGGGGGTCTCGCAGATTCTGCACGCCGGTGACGTGGGGCCGGCCAGCGTGCTCGCGGAGCTGGGGGCGATTGCCCCGATTCGCGCCGTGTGGGGGAACACCGACGCGCCCGGGCGTCCGGATCTGGTGGAGCGCATCGAGGATGTCATCGACGGCGTGCGCATCGTGGTGACGCATGGGCACGAGCTGGGAAGCCCGACCCCGCCCAAACTGGTGGGGGCGTATCCCAATGCCGACGTCATCGTGTATGGGCACACCCATCAGCAGCTGGTGACCAAGGCGGCGCGCCGCGTGGTGGTGAACCCCGGTGCGGCGGGACCGCGGCGCTTCAAGCTGCAGCCGTGCGTGGCGAAGCTCTACATCTGGAAGGGGCAGGCGGACGTGGAGCTCATTCCCCTGGGTCTTCCGGACGAGCTGCCCGAGCCGCCGACGGCATAA
- a CDS encoding response regulator, with amino-acid sequence MRPRDHVLEDRRCLIVDDEAALRRVLARLMRAEGYSCIEAESAEAAVALQEQAPVPLILTDYHMPGMGGAALLATVRERWPMTAVVMVTAVSDVQTAVRCLDAGALDYVTKPFTTDEVRARVHQAVEKRRLLIENEAYREHLEERVAEQTHRYEQLFLAALRSLAEALEVKDAYTWGHSTRVSQYAMAIARELATERPMSAALLEQLELGSRLHDIGKIGVREAVLNKPGPLTDAEYAHIMEHPVIGWRLLAPLLTEMPHALAVVRSHHERVDGAGVPDHLCGDDIPLVARITAVADSFDAMTSGRPYREGMSVGDALAELERCAGTQFDSACVATFRRVMEQRKVPWPDRSVQRARHLAIA; translated from the coding sequence ATGCGACCGCGTGATCATGTGCTCGAGGATCGCCGGTGCCTCATTGTGGACGACGAAGCGGCGCTGCGGCGGGTGCTCGCTCGCCTGATGCGGGCTGAAGGGTACAGCTGCATCGAAGCGGAGTCGGCGGAGGCCGCGGTCGCCTTGCAGGAGCAGGCGCCGGTGCCGCTCATCCTGACGGACTACCACATGCCCGGGATGGGCGGCGCGGCGTTGCTGGCGACGGTGCGTGAACGGTGGCCCATGACCGCCGTGGTCATGGTCACCGCCGTCTCGGACGTGCAGACCGCCGTTCGCTGTCTCGATGCCGGCGCCCTGGATTACGTCACGAAGCCCTTCACGACGGACGAAGTCCGCGCGCGTGTCCATCAGGCGGTGGAGAAGCGGCGACTGCTGATCGAAAATGAGGCGTATCGCGAGCACCTCGAAGAGCGCGTTGCGGAGCAGACCCACCGGTACGAACAGCTCTTCCTGGCGGCGCTGCGCTCGCTCGCCGAAGCCCTCGAAGTCAAGGACGCCTACACGTGGGGGCACTCCACGCGGGTGTCGCAGTACGCCATGGCGATCGCCCGCGAACTGGCCACCGAGCGTCCAATGAGCGCCGCGCTGCTGGAGCAGCTCGAGCTCGGCAGCCGGTTGCACGACATCGGCAAGATCGGTGTCCGCGAAGCCGTGTTGAACAAGCCGGGGCCGCTCACTGATGCGGAGTACGCACACATCATGGAGCACCCCGTCATCGGCTGGCGCCTGCTCGCGCCGCTGCTTACTGAGATGCCGCATGCGCTCGCGGTGGTACGGTCGCATCACGAGCGCGTCGACGGCGCCGGGGTCCCCGATCACCTGTGCGGCGACGACATCCCCCTCGTCGCCCGTATCACGGCGGTCGCAGACTCGTTCGATGCCATGACCAGCGGCCGCCCCTATCGCGAGGGCATGTCGGTGGGCGACGCGCTCGCTGAGCTGGAGCGCTGTGCCGGGACGCAGTTCGACTCGGCCTGCGTTGCCACCTTTCGCCGCGTGATGGAGCAGCGGAAGGTGCCGTGGCCCGATCGCTCGGTGCAGCGCGCCCGGCACCTGGCGATCGCCTGA
- the purD gene encoding phosphoribosylamine--glycine ligase, which yields MKILLLGSGGREHALADTLSRENTPVEIIAAPGNPGIADLARLVKVDANNPAAVCALAEQEAVDLVVVGPEAPLAAGVVDALQQRRIPAFGPTMGAATVETSKAGTKALMMAAGIPTAHAETHRDADEAKAAVKARFGAPVVIKASGLAAGKGVIVCHSEREAFDAIDRILGDKVFGEAGNECLVEQFMTGEELSLFAIADGTDVLPMIGAQDHKRLLDGDDGPNTGGMGAYTPVSFSTPALVDQVTESIFLPTLHALRKRGTPFTGLLYAGLMLTPDGPKVVEFNCRFGDPETQAILPMLTSSLLDPMLAVARGARIGSMAPFTWRAGASVTTVVASSGYPDAPRTGFPIELPSFSDRIRVFHAGTTRDAQGTLCTSGGRVVAVTALADTFAAAQQASRDAAARVGFEGAIYRRDIGWREAARRA from the coding sequence ATGAAGATCCTGCTCCTCGGCTCCGGTGGCCGCGAACATGCCCTCGCCGACACGCTGTCGCGCGAGAACACGCCCGTTGAGATCATCGCGGCCCCCGGGAATCCCGGCATCGCCGACCTCGCGCGCCTCGTGAAGGTCGATGCGAACAATCCGGCGGCGGTGTGTGCGCTCGCCGAGCAGGAAGCGGTGGACCTCGTGGTCGTGGGTCCCGAGGCGCCACTGGCCGCGGGGGTCGTGGATGCGCTGCAGCAGCGCCGCATTCCCGCCTTCGGCCCCACCATGGGCGCGGCGACGGTTGAGACGAGCAAGGCCGGCACCAAGGCGTTGATGATGGCGGCCGGCATCCCCACCGCGCACGCCGAAACGCATCGCGACGCCGACGAGGCAAAGGCCGCGGTCAAGGCACGCTTCGGCGCGCCGGTGGTGATCAAGGCCAGCGGGCTCGCCGCCGGCAAGGGCGTCATCGTCTGCCACAGTGAACGCGAGGCGTTCGACGCGATCGATCGCATTCTCGGCGACAAGGTCTTCGGCGAGGCCGGCAACGAGTGCCTCGTCGAGCAGTTCATGACCGGCGAGGAGCTGTCGTTGTTCGCCATCGCCGACGGCACCGACGTGCTCCCGATGATCGGCGCCCAGGACCACAAGCGCCTGCTCGACGGGGATGACGGCCCGAACACCGGCGGCATGGGCGCCTACACGCCCGTGAGTTTCTCCACGCCGGCGCTCGTGGATCAGGTTACCGAGTCGATCTTCCTGCCCACACTGCACGCCCTGCGCAAGCGCGGCACGCCGTTCACCGGCCTGCTCTACGCGGGGCTCATGCTCACCCCCGACGGCCCCAAGGTCGTGGAGTTCAACTGCCGCTTCGGTGATCCGGAGACGCAGGCGATTCTGCCGATGCTCACCAGCAGCCTGCTCGATCCGATGCTCGCCGTGGCCCGTGGCGCGCGGATCGGCAGCATGGCGCCGTTCACGTGGCGCGCGGGCGCGTCGGTCACCACGGTCGTGGCATCGAGCGGCTACCCGGATGCGCCACGCACCGGCTTCCCCATCGAACTGCCGAGCTTCAGCGACCGCATTCGCGTCTTCCACGCCGGCACGACGCGGGATGCGCAGGGCACCCTCTGCACCAGTGGCGGGCGCGTCGTGGCCGTGACGGCGCTCGCCGACACCTTCGCCGCCGCGCAGCAGGCGAGCCGCGACGCGGCGGCGCGCGTGGGCTTCGAGGGCGCGATCTACCGGCGCGACATCGGCTGGCGCGAAGCAGCACGGCGTGCCTGA
- a CDS encoding M48 family metallopeptidase, whose product MMATPLIQISPVSWEHPADRAALRTLRALPGFDEVVRKIASVFGERGVRNLFLGDAVLVGPTQRPRLFALYQEVLQTLDWPNAGQAVPQLYVTQTPIANAGAVGFDQPFIVISSGTLELLEPEEQKFILAQQLGHIMTGRTTYRTIALIVLFFGMSALPLLASIALLPFQLALLEWYRKSELSADRAGMLGTQDPRASLMTFLKLAGGRAEGDTIDLDAYLTQAAEYELGGTAWDSVLRALNTALREHPFHTVRAGELRRWQQTGAYAEIVGGAYIRRGSEAERPYRDDLRDATDYYAEKARAAADTVGDVIGRAADAFRDAFRAASAMGGAEPPAPPPAPPPPPPAGPAPGE is encoded by the coding sequence ATGATGGCCACTCCACTGATCCAGATCTCCCCCGTCTCCTGGGAGCATCCGGCTGATCGTGCCGCACTGCGCACGCTCCGGGCGCTTCCGGGATTCGACGAGGTGGTGCGCAAGATTGCCAGCGTGTTCGGCGAGCGCGGCGTTCGCAACCTGTTCCTTGGCGACGCCGTGCTCGTGGGCCCCACGCAACGGCCCCGGCTCTTCGCCCTGTATCAAGAGGTGCTGCAGACGCTCGACTGGCCGAACGCCGGCCAGGCGGTACCGCAGCTCTACGTAACGCAGACGCCGATCGCGAATGCCGGCGCGGTGGGGTTCGACCAGCCGTTCATCGTGATCAGCTCCGGTACGCTCGAACTGCTGGAGCCTGAGGAACAGAAGTTCATTCTGGCGCAGCAGCTCGGACACATTATGACCGGGCGCACGACTTACCGCACGATCGCGCTCATCGTGCTCTTCTTCGGCATGAGTGCGCTGCCCTTGCTCGCGTCGATCGCGCTGCTGCCCTTCCAGCTCGCGCTGCTCGAGTGGTATCGCAAGAGCGAACTCAGCGCCGACCGCGCCGGCATGCTCGGCACGCAGGATCCGCGCGCCAGCCTGATGACGTTCCTCAAGCTCGCCGGTGGCCGTGCCGAGGGCGACACCATCGACCTCGACGCGTATCTCACGCAGGCCGCGGAGTATGAACTCGGTGGCACCGCGTGGGACAGCGTCCTGCGGGCGCTCAACACCGCGCTGCGCGAGCATCCGTTCCACACGGTGCGCGCGGGGGAACTGCGGCGGTGGCAGCAGACGGGCGCGTACGCCGAGATCGTGGGCGGCGCCTACATCCGCCGGGGCTCCGAAGCCGAGCGGCCGTATCGCGACGATCTGCGTGATGCGACCGATTACTACGCGGAGAAGGCGCGCGCCGCCGCCGACACCGTGGGCGATGTGATCGGGCGGGCGGCTGATGCGTTCCGTGATGCGTTCCGAGCGGCCAGTGCGATGGGGGGAGCGGAGCCGCCGGCACCGCCCCCAGCTCCGCCGCCGCCACCGCCAGCTGGTCCGGCTCCGGGCGAATAA
- a CDS encoding Ig-like domain-containing protein has protein sequence MPLLSASARASSPLRRFASLGAALLLPLMPTACGSGGADSVAPPAITGVLLSTTSVPLQGVGASATVSATLQPVTSTGAISWRTDNAAVATVSGAGSSATITAVGGGSTVVTASVGGVSASATVSVTPLVRSLSVSRTTASLLVGATTAVTATVTADAEASQRVLWSSSAPTVATVDSTGLITGVAPGSATLTVTSAVNSAASATVSVAVAYPVVRSVTVTPANPSLLIAATRQLAATLDVDAGTSTAVTWVSATPAVATVSSTGLVTAVSAGTSVIRATSAANPTVSGTTTVTVTTPTVRGITLSPTAATLTTATTQQIVPTVDADPGANTQLTWSTSDAAVATVNASGVVTAVAPGGATIRATSVLVPTVSAASTVTVSGPQVINAWSRTPLAPFSLAPTIEIRDAYIASPSDGFAVFSTEAADGTMLRWDGTAWTPSVLAPFGSLTAVTGIPGRTFVGSANGQIAQFTTFATPNPGFVAMATPPIGAVFRLMSMGSTGVAALVANSGTSAPARGVLVFNGTTWTRIVDPPGMTSLLSIDVSGVNNNILVSGNGSTGLAQWNGSSWSTIPAPPVTGTLAAAAYAGSDVVVISSNFTSARWNGSAWISVTMPTTRAGAGGTFVTRLQTCGPNLYAGTTFDGRMLRLDGNAWTVIGDYGVATRGSYVITPSCGATGTLRALGADGGIGRWTGSTWELESSSPELLDVAVVSSSLAYATGGHGQVLRFNGTTWTRDLTVSTFGVLQTITATADGLVLTSEAGSPSGVWRKQGGSWSFDALSSSPWALWAASSSFALGFSVSERFVFNGTSWQASPTLTGFLPSRIDGVSPTFAMASGITSGSGAIYRWDGTTWTRMTTPPTSIAFTGLRVLSPALAFAVSGPNAYRWDGTAWTLMPASGALVGAGTLRTVAALSASDVYVVTSSGRLLRFNGTTWFTQEIFPSQPTTFVPYAAFGMVNGLGVVAGYGGTLYVGRPGAMVRQR, from the coding sequence ATGCCTCTCCTTTCCGCCTCCGCCCGCGCCTCGAGCCCGCTCCGTCGCTTCGCGTCACTCGGCGCGGCGCTGCTCCTGCCGCTCATGCCCACCGCCTGCGGCAGCGGCGGCGCCGACTCCGTCGCCCCCCCGGCCATCACGGGCGTCCTGCTCAGCACAACCAGCGTACCCCTGCAGGGCGTGGGCGCCTCGGCGACCGTGAGCGCCACGCTACAGCCTGTTACCTCCACCGGCGCGATCAGCTGGCGTACCGACAACGCGGCGGTCGCCACGGTAAGCGGCGCCGGAAGCAGTGCGACCATCACGGCCGTTGGCGGCGGCAGTACGGTGGTGACGGCGTCGGTCGGTGGCGTGAGCGCGAGTGCCACGGTGAGCGTCACGCCACTCGTGCGGAGTCTGTCGGTGTCACGCACCACCGCCTCTCTCCTCGTCGGCGCAACGACCGCGGTCACCGCGACCGTGACTGCCGACGCGGAGGCGAGCCAACGAGTGCTCTGGAGCAGTAGCGCGCCAACCGTGGCGACGGTGGATTCCACCGGGCTGATCACCGGCGTCGCTCCCGGCAGCGCGACCCTCACCGTCACGTCGGCGGTGAACAGCGCGGCCTCGGCGACGGTGAGTGTGGCCGTCGCCTATCCGGTGGTACGCAGCGTGACCGTGACGCCGGCGAATCCGTCGCTGCTGATCGCGGCCACCCGACAACTTGCCGCCACGCTCGACGTCGATGCCGGCACCTCTACGGCCGTGACGTGGGTCTCGGCCACACCAGCCGTCGCGACGGTCAGCAGCACCGGCCTGGTAACGGCCGTCAGCGCCGGCACGAGCGTCATTCGCGCGACCAGTGCGGCGAACCCCACGGTGAGCGGCACGACCACGGTCACGGTGACGACGCCCACCGTGCGGGGGATCACGCTGTCCCCTACAGCGGCAACGCTGACCACCGCAACGACCCAGCAGATCGTGCCCACGGTTGATGCCGACCCCGGGGCGAACACGCAGCTCACGTGGAGCACGAGTGACGCCGCGGTGGCCACGGTGAACGCCAGCGGCGTGGTGACCGCCGTTGCGCCGGGCGGCGCGACGATCCGCGCGACCAGTGTGCTCGTTCCCACCGTGTCGGCCGCGTCCACTGTCACCGTCAGTGGCCCGCAGGTCATCAACGCGTGGAGCCGCACCCCATTGGCCCCCTTCTCGCTGGCCCCCACGATTGAGATTCGCGATGCATACATCGCGAGCCCATCCGACGGATTCGCCGTCTTCTCGACCGAGGCGGCCGACGGCACCATGCTGCGCTGGGACGGCACCGCGTGGACGCCAAGCGTGCTCGCACCCTTTGGTTCACTGACCGCGGTCACCGGCATTCCGGGGCGCACGTTCGTTGGCAGTGCCAACGGCCAGATCGCCCAGTTCACCACCTTTGCCACGCCGAACCCCGGATTTGTGGCCATGGCCACGCCGCCCATCGGTGCGGTGTTTCGCCTGATGTCCATGGGCTCGACGGGCGTCGCCGCGCTCGTGGCGAACAGTGGCACATCGGCACCGGCGCGCGGCGTGCTGGTGTTCAACGGCACCACGTGGACCCGCATCGTGGATCCACCGGGCATGACGTCGCTCCTCTCCATCGACGTGAGCGGCGTGAACAACAACATCCTGGTAAGCGGAAACGGCAGCACCGGACTCGCGCAGTGGAACGGATCCAGCTGGTCCACCATTCCGGCCCCGCCGGTGACCGGCACGCTCGCGGCCGCGGCGTACGCCGGCAGCGACGTGGTGGTGATCAGCAGCAACTTCACCTCAGCGCGATGGAATGGCAGCGCGTGGATATCGGTCACCATGCCGACCACGCGAGCGGGCGCGGGCGGCACCTTCGTCACGCGCCTGCAAACCTGCGGCCCCAATCTCTACGCAGGTACGACCTTCGATGGCCGCATGCTGCGACTCGATGGCAACGCGTGGACAGTGATTGGCGACTACGGCGTGGCCACCCGCGGCAGTTATGTGATTACGCCGTCGTGTGGAGCAACCGGTACCCTGCGTGCGCTCGGTGCCGACGGCGGGATCGGCCGTTGGACGGGCAGCACGTGGGAACTTGAGTCCTCCTCGCCGGAGCTCCTCGATGTCGCCGTGGTGAGCAGTTCTCTTGCGTATGCAACCGGCGGCCACGGGCAGGTGCTTCGCTTCAACGGCACGACGTGGACACGCGATCTCACCGTGTCGACCTTCGGGGTGCTCCAGACGATCACCGCCACCGCCGATGGCCTGGTGCTCACATCCGAAGCAGGATCGCCCAGCGGCGTCTGGCGAAAACAGGGCGGCTCCTGGAGCTTTGACGCACTCTCCTCGTCACCGTGGGCGCTCTGGGCCGCCTCGAGCAGCTTCGCGCTCGGTTTTTCAGTCAGCGAACGCTTCGTCTTCAACGGCACCTCCTGGCAGGCGTCACCGACGCTGACCGGCTTTCTGCCAAGCCGCATTGATGGCGTGTCGCCCACGTTTGCCATGGCGTCCGGCATCACCAGTGGGAGCGGCGCCATCTACCGGTGGGATGGCACCACCTGGACACGCATGACCACGCCGCCCACGTCTATCGCCTTCACCGGGTTGCGCGTTTTGTCGCCGGCGCTCGCGTTCGCGGTCTCCGGCCCCAACGCCTACCGGTGGGACGGCACCGCGTGGACCCTGATGCCCGCCTCGGGAGCGCTGGTCGGTGCGGGGACGCTTCGCACCGTTGCCGCCCTCTCGGCCAGTGATGTCTACGTCGTGACGAGCAGCGGTCGGTTGCTCCGCTTCAACGGCACGACCTGGTTCACGCAGGAGATCTTCCCGTCGCAGCCCACGACGTTTGTCCCCTACGCTGCCTTCGGGATGGTGAATGGCTTGGGCGTCGTGGCGGGCTACGGCGGCACGCTGTACGTGGGCCGCCCCGGCGCCATGGTTCGCCAGCGGTAG